The Fulvivirga maritima genome segment GTGGGCCCAGAGGCTCCATAAATTCAGGATTTTCAGGAGATAGCTTAGCTAATTCTTCCGCTCTTTTCACTACTCGCTCTAAAGCGGCATCAGTAAACTCATCTATGGTAGCAGTACCCGATTTTTTGCCGAAGCTGGCCTGCACCACCAAAGTCTGATTAGAACGATGACCAGAGGTAGAAACCGTATTTCTGGCATAACGTATATTGCCACTCTCGCTGCCGCCCATATTTATTTCGCAGCTATCAGCCGTAGAAAAACTCAGTGCCTTTTCCATGATCTGCCTAGCTTCTTCTTTTGTAAATATTGCCATTGTATTTAATGTCTAGATTGAAAAATGATTAAATGTTTCTACCGGTGTTGATTACGTTTACATTATCAAACCGTGAGGTAGAACAACCATGTGAAACGGCACTCACTTGTGGTGGCTGACCTTTGCCATCAAAGAAGGATCCGAACATGCGGTAATCATCCTTGTCGCATATTTTAGTACAAGAATTCCAGAACTCCTGTGTGTTAGACTGATAAGCGACATCGTTTAGCATCTCTCCTATTTTTCCATCTTTAATCTCATAAAATACCGTACCTCCAAACTGGAAGTTATATCTCTGCTGATCAATAGAATAAGATCCTCTTCCGGCAATATAGATGCCTTTTTCTACATCTTTAATCATATCATTTACCGAACATTTTTCCTTTCCGGGCTCTAATGATACATTGGGCATTCTTTGAAACTGAACGTCATTCCAGCTCTGAGCGTAGCAGCAGCCATGAGACTCTTTTTGATCCAACATATGAACCTGATCTCTTATGGCTTCATAGTTTACCAAAACGCCATTTCTGATCAAATCCCATTTTTTGGTTTTTACTCCTTCATCATCATAACCCACGGCGCCTAAAGAGTGGGGCTGTGTTTTATCAGCTACTATATTGACTAACTTGCTACCATATTCAAAGTCTTTCGATTTCCATTTGTCTAAAGTGGCAAAGCTGGTACCTGCATAATTGGCTTCATAACCTAAAACCCTATCCAGTTCAAGCGGGTGACCGACAGACTCATGAATGGTTAAACCTAAATGATTTGGGTCTAATACCATAGTATATTTGCCAGGATCTACTGACTTGGCTGTAAGCATTTCTTTAGCTTGTTTTGCGGCAGCAATGGCATCATCCACAATATCATAACTATACCTGTAGAATTGAAGATCCCCGGGACCCGCTATTTTCTCAGAAGCCAGTCCATCCATATACTCATATCCCATGCCCATAGGCGCGCTAAGTGCCTGCCTAGACTTGAATTTACCTTTAGCCTGGTCTACGGCTGTAACGCCGAAGGTAGGCCATATGCGGTGAATGTCCTGATCAATGTATGATCCTTCCGTAGAAGCAAAGTACTTTTGTTCGTTAACCATAAAAAGGGCAGAATTAACGAAACTGGCACCATTTTCCATAGCTGCAGCATTTGCTTTAAGCAACAAATCTACTTTTTCAGAAACAGGAACATCTTTGAAGTCCTTCTCTATTGGCGTTTTCCAGCTTACTTCTCCATAGCTACTAACCGGCGCTAGCACTACTGGCTCCTTTTGAATTTTAGAATTGGCCTTAGCAATAGCTACTGCTTGCTCAGTGGCCTTTTTAATTCCTTCCGGAGAGACATCATTAGTAGATGCAAAACCCCAGGTACCTTGAGCTATCACTCTTATGCCCATACCAAAAGACTCTGTGTTAACCACATTTTGTACTTTGTCTTCTCTGGTAAACACATACTGATTGAGATACCTGCCTATTCTGCTATCGGCGTAGGTTGCACCGAGTGATTTGGCTGTATTTAGAGCTACATCTGCTAATTTTTTCTTACTGGCTACATCCAGGCCCGGATCCATGAGTGCCTCTACGGGAATTTCCTTTCCCCACATAGAGGTAGGTATCATCATGGCTCCTGTGCCCAAACCGGCCAGTTGCATAAAATCTCTTCGTTTCAAATTTCCTCCTTTTTTTGGTTGATTGAATGATTTAACTTAAACCTTATTTAAGCTGGTAGTGTAATATCTATAGGAATTCATTAAAATCACACGTCAATTATTTAAGCGGTAAATAATACCAAGTGACCAGACACCATGCGAAAAATCATTCATATAGACATGGATGCTTTCTATGCCTCTGTAGAACAGCGAGATAACCCCGAGTTGAAAGGCAAGGCTGTAGCGGTAGGTGGTAGTTCTCGCCGTGGAGTAGTGGCCGCTGCCAGCTATGAAGCGCGGAAATTTGGTGTAAGGTCTGCTATGCCTTCTAAACTAGCAGCAGTAAAATGTCCTGATATCATATTTATTAAACCCAGGTTTGAGGCCTACAAAGAGGTCTCTCAGCAGATACGTAACATCTTTTACGACTACACTGATTTGGTGGAACCACTCTCATTAGATGAAGCCTATTTAGATGTGACTACTAACAAAAAGGACATGCCATCAGCTACTCTTATAGCTCAGGAGATAAGGAAACGCATTTTAGAAGAAACCAACCTTACTGCTTCAGCCGGTATTTCTATTAATAAATTCTTAGCAAAAACCGCTTCTGATGTTAATAAACCGAATGGTTTTTTCCTTATTGCACCAGATGAGGCAGAAAAATTTGTAGAAACCCTACCCATTGCCCGGTTCTTCGGAATTGGTAAAGTAACAGCTGATAAAATGAAGCGGATGGGGATTCAAAATGGTGCCGACCTAAAAAAGTATGCCGAAGCGGATTTAGTAAGCAGGTTTGGCAAGGCTGGCCGGTATTATTACCGAATAGCCAGAGGAGTAGATGATCGTGAAGTAACTCCTAACAGAATAAGGAAATCATTAGGAGCAGAAAATACTTTTGAAGATGATCTCACCACAGTGGCTGAATTAAAAGAGCAACTCAATAAAATAACACAGATACTTATTGGCCGAATGGAAAAATCTGGCACTAAAGGTAAAACTCTAACTTTAAAAGTGAAGTTCCATGATTTTCAGCAGATTACCAGAAGTAAAACCATAGCCAAGTGGATTGAAAACACGGAGCAAATCACAGCACTATATGAAGAACTTTTAGATACCTTTGATAAAGAAGATGTGAAGATACGGTTGTTAGGACTGTCCGTTTCTAACCTTAATCATGAGATAAAAGAAGAGCCAATTGGTCAGCAACTAACCCTTAAGTTTTAACAAAAAAGGCTGTTTCAAAAGCAACTTAAATCATTAAATACTTTTGAAACAGCCCCTCAATTATCACTTTACACAATGCTTATTTTAATTCAGCTTCCACTATTATGGGAAAGTGATCTGAAATAAACCTTTTACCACGCTGGCCATCCATCACCTGATAGGTTAAAATGGTTATTTTACCATTAAAGAATATGTAATCAATCCTATCTCTATTAGTGTCAGGCTCTAATTCAAAGCCATTGAAGGTATAAGAAGGGCCATATTTCTTAGCCGCCTCATCATAAGTATCCTTCATTTTATTTTTACCTGACGTCAGCTCTTGATAAGGAGCATTGGCAGGAGGTACATTAAAATCGCCTGTTACGAAAGCGGGCAACTTGCCGGCCACTTCGGCTACCTTTTCTTTAATCATTGCAGCACTTTGCTTTCTTGCTTCTTGCCCCACATGGTCAAAGTGGGTATTGAAGAAATAGAACTCTTCTCCAGTTTCTTTGCTTTTAAAGCGAGCCCAAGTTACAATTCTAGGCAGAGCGGCATCCCAACCTTTGGAGCCTACCTCATTAGGTGTAGGAGAAAGCCAGAAGGTTTCAGAACTCAGAACTTCATATTTATCTTTTTTGTAAAAGATCGGCGAAAATTCTCCTTTATTCTCTCCTTCTCTGCCTACCCCAATATGAGCATAATCCGGTAAACGATCCTGAATATCAGTAAGCTGTGAATACAGCACTTCCTGAGCTCCAAATATGTCTACACCTTCAAACTTTACGAAATCAGCATACCAGTCTCTGCGGTTATTCCAGTAGTTAATTCCATCTCCTTTTGAGGCCATTCTTATGTTAGAGGTCATCACTTTTATGTACTCCTTATTTTGGGCAAAAGAAGAAGTAGTAATAGAGCCGACCAATACAAAAACAATTAATATGGCCTTTAAAACATTTTTCATTATTGATTTCAATTTTAATTCCATCCAGGGTTTTGCTCTAAGTTAGAGTTTAGTTGTATTTCTATTCTAGGAATTGGATATAAATAGTCCCTATTTTCATTGAAAGCACGCCCATTAAAATCAGGATGCGGATCTATAAGGCCATTTTCATCTAATATGATATCACTTCCAAGCTGATAATACTGTATACCTTCTGTTTGATTTGCCGGAGGCTCATTTTCATATAAAACCACATCAATATTACCATCGGCATCTAAATCATATTCTCCCGCACCAGGAAAGTACAAACCTCTTAAAGGCTGAGTCAAGGTTTCTCCTGAGTGCCAACGAACTATGTCATCCCATCTGAAATTTTCCATGAAAAGCTCTATTCTTCTTTCCCTTCTAATCTCCAGTATAACCCCTTGATTAGACCCCTGCACATTAGGGTACTGAGCTGATAAATAAGGATCGGGATTGCCATTAGCATCTGCCATGGTTAATTCTGGCATAGCTACTCTTGCTCTCAACAGGTTTATAGATCGATCTAGATCTGCTTGGGTTAAGTTTCCTAATTCCGCTTTAGCTTCAGCATAGTTGAGCAACACTTCTCCAAATCTGAAGATAGGCAGGTCAGTGATAGATTGTTCATTGGTATCAAACTGAGGTTCTGTTACATATTTAATAATCTGATACCCCGTCATAGTAGCTCCTAAATTAGGCGCTAACTGCTGACTCTGCCCTACTCTGGTATAGCCGGGAGTACGTATGGTTTGAGCTAAACGTGGATCACGATCAGCCACTTCATCGGCGAAAGCCATTTGGTCATGATTAGGAACATCCGTAAATCTACTTCCATCACTGTTTAAATAAGTATCTATCAAATTTCTGGGAACTCCGGGAGTACCGTAAGAAGATGTGGTGGTATAATAATTAACGTTATGTGTTACATTAAGCTCAGTAGAATATTGCCTGCTTAGGATCATTTCCGTACTTATGGCATCATGCGAGTTAAATAGGTGTAGATAATCTTCATTAGGATTGCCTGTATTGTAAACTACATATGGCGAATTATTCATTAACTCTTCTGATGCATCAATGGAGGCATTGAGATAATCTTCATAGCCTTCCATATTCCTGTATTTTTCATAAGTACCTTCATATAACCCTACTCTTGACTTTAAAGCCAAAGCGGTATATTTTGTTAACAGATAAGTCTCTTGATTATCATCAATATTAGCAATGGCAGTGTCTAAATCTTGCAGTATTTTGTCTACTACAAACTGACGGTCATCTCTTGGCTTTTGTAATTCTTCTATGTCTTCCGGGTTCAGCGTTTGATCATACCAAGGCACATCTCCGAACCTTTTCACCTTTTGAAAGTAAAAATAGGCTCTGAAAAAATGTGCTATACCACCATAGTGCTTCTTGGCTTCTTCATCATCACACTTTCCATAATTTTCAAGAAAGAAGTTGATTTCTCGCAGATCACCCCAGTCCCAGCCACCACCAGTGGTAGGCACTATACGAGCACTTCTCATCTCTTCACTGAGTGTATTGGTAATAATATTATCCACTACCTGATCTCCATTATAGGTTTCAATGCCCGGGAACATCCTGTAAAATCCATTGGTATACAATTCCAGATCACTAGCCCGCTGGAAGAAATTGTCAGGCGTTACTTCTGATAATGGTTCTCTATCCAAATAATCATCACTACAGCTAAAAGCAAAAACGGTAAGCAGTAGTATAGATATGTTTCTTAAATATTTCATGTGTAGCATCATTTTAAAATTGTACAGATACTCCTAATGAATAGACCTCTGAGAATGGTACTGTTTGCGCTGTACCGCGATTAGAAGAGGTAGAAGGAGCATTTAAGTTAACCGAGTTACTGGCTGCTTCGGGATCTATATAATCTGTGAGTTTGGTGAAAGTCAACAAATTGTCTCCGCTGAAGTAGATTCTAAACTTATTAATGGGCAGTTTATCAATAATGCGCTTAGGCAAGGTATAACCTACAGTTAGGTTTTTAAGCCTGAGGTAAGCTACACTTTGTAAGTAACGATCATTTACAGCTCCCAATGATTCACTATCACCCAAAGCGGTGTAACCAAATAACCTGGGATAAAGCGCATCTCTGTTGTCTTCAGACCAAATGTTCTCCGCTAAATCTTTTCTGATAAATGAAACATAGGGTCTGGCGTACATACCCCAGAAAATTCTTGAATCAGTGCTGGGATACCAGTCTTGCTTGCCTACGCCTTGGAAGAAGGCAGAAATATCAAACCCTTTCCAGTTAGCACTTAGCCTGAAGCTATACAGATACTGTGGCGCTGTGTTACCTATCACTCTCTTATCTCCAGAATTGGCTAGTGTATTTTCTCCTTCATCTATCACACCATTGCCATCAAGATCTACATAGCGTACATCTCCGGGCTGTAAACCACCAGCTGCCACTATTCTGTTGGAAACTCTGGTTTGATCAGCATGTCCTTCTATTTCAGCTTCTGACTGAAATAGACCGTCTACATGATATCCCCATAATTCACCAATGGTCATGCCTTCATAATAATCTAGCAGGCTATTGTTAGGGTTGTTAAAACTGGTGATTTTAGTAACAGAGTTTGAAAGATTACCAACTATTGAAAAGTTCAAAGGCGAGCTGGCTACGTTAAATTCATGATTATACCCCAAAGATAATTCGAACCCTCTCGTTCTTAAATCTGCTGCATTTTCCTGTGGCGAAGAAGTACCTAAAACACTAGGTAAAGTAGCGCCTTGTGTCAGCATGCCATCAGTATCTCTTTGAAACCAATCAAACGTAATGTTAATGCTATTGTCTAGCAAGGTAATGTCTGTACCTAAATCCAGGGTCTTCACTTCTTCCCAGGTGATTTCCGTAGGATTGAGCGCCGGAGCGGTAATATAACCCAGCGTATTGCCATTAAGCGCATAACCATTATCAATGCTGTTACTCATGGTAGGGATATAGGCATAGTCAGCTATATTTTGGTTACCCAATGATCCATAAGATGCTCTTACTTTAAATAGGTTTACTGTATTAGAAAGTCCATCAAAAAAGGCCTCTTTATTAATGAGCCAGCCGGCAGAAACAGAAGGGAAAAAGCCCCAACGGTAATCAGAAGGAAAACGTGAAGAACCATCATAACGGCCATTGAACTCTACCAAGTACTTGCCTTTATAGTCATAAGCCAATCGATAGAAAAGCCCTTGAATGGCCCACTCTGAAGCACTTCCTGTGGCTTGCGGATTGCTGGTAGCCAGGCCTAATGAATTGAGGTCATTAGATATACTGTTTTGCTTAGAAGCTTCAATGGATTTGGTTAAATACTTCTCCTGGTTAAAGCCCAAAGTAGCTTTCAGGAAATGATCACCGAAGAAATGTTTATACTCTCCATAAATATTAAAGGCATCATAATTACTGGTGGTATTGTACTCTGTGATCTGATCCGTACCGAACGTATTAATTTCATTTGTATAAATAGAATAAGGAATGCGAGTAGATCTTTGGGTTTGATTGTAATTATTCCTTCTTATAGCGTAGCTGGCCGTAACATCCATTCCTGCAAAAGGCTTAATGTTAGCAGTGGCAATGTTAGAGTACTGGGAGTTGATAGTTTCCTGAATGGCTTTACCTTGTAACAGGGAAGCAAAAGCGCCATCACCAATAGTATAGTTGTTTAATTCCGTTCTCCAGGTTGCTGTTCCATCCGGGTTAGTGGGCATGTAGAAGGGCAAAGCATGCACATAGATATTACCACTAAAAGCAGGGTCCCACCCATACTGACTACCGCCATGCTCATAATTGTTAGAATTATTGTATTGCATGTTATTACTGAAAGTCAGCCACTCGTTAAACTTAATGTCAACCTTACCACGCAAGTTGTATTTTTTGTATACATCATCTTGCACTTTCAATATGCCGGTAGATTTATAATGTCTGTAAGAGAAATATCCCTTTACCTTATCAGAACCACCAGAAATAGATCCATTATAGATTTGAGAAGGATATGTTTTTCTGAAGAAACGATCCCACCAGTTAGTATTACCATAATACACATACTGCTCTCTTCCATTTCTTATGTCTGTAATTGTTCTGGCTCTTGAAGGATCTAAAGACACCTCTTGCAAGGCCTGATAATCTCTGTCATTATAACCGGTATAGCTATTACCTGTGGCCAATTGAAAAGATTGGTCCACCAGCTGTACTGCCTGATAGGGATCAGTCACAAAATCAGTATTAATAGTTGGTGTGCTAATAGCTGTAGTACTATTAAAGTTAATAGCCACATTGCCTTCCTTAGCCTTTTTAGTAGTTACTAAAACCACCCCGAAAGCTCCTCTGGCACCATAAATAGCTGATGCCCCAGCATCTTTCAACACACTTATAGATTCTATGTCATTAGGATTAAGACTGTTCAAATCTCCTTCTACCCCATCTATAATGATTAAAGGCTCACCTCCATTGATAGAAGTAAAACCTCTGATGTTAATAGTAGGATTTGACGAAGGAGCTCCGCTGGACTGCGTAATATTAAGTCCTGGGCTTAAACCTTGTAGACCAGAAACAGCATTAGAAATAGGTCTTTCAGTAATTTGCTCAGCATCTATAGGAGCTACTGCGTCAATAAGGCTTTCTTTACTGGTTTCTCCATAACCCACCACTACCACTTCATTTAAGGTAGAAGAATCTTCTTCCAGCACTATATTAAAGCTGGTTCTACCATTTACCTGAATAGTCTGGCTCTGATAACCAATGTAGGTAATAATGATCACTGCATCTTCTGGCACCTCAAGCTTAAACTCACCATTGAAATCAGAGACTGTTCCCGTACCGCTGCTCTCTACTATTACATTAGCACCGGGTAGTGGCGCTCCATTTTTATCCACTATCTTTCCTTTGATTTCAATTTTGTCTAATTGAGATACTGATGCATCGGCATTTCTTTTAACCAAGATTCCATTAGAACTCATTTTAAATTCTAATCCCCCTTTGGTTTTTAATAAGTCCAGCACTTGAGCAAGCTCCTGGTTATTGGCATTGATAGATATTCTCTTTTGAAAAATAACCTGATCAGATCTGTAGATGAATTTTTTGCCGGTTTGCCTTTCTATTAATTGTAAAACTTTGGCTATAGATACATCCTTTAAATTCAAATTGA includes the following:
- a CDS encoding endonuclease/exonuclease/phosphatase family protein; protein product: MKNVLKAILIVFVLVGSITTSSFAQNKEYIKVMTSNIRMASKGDGINYWNNRRDWYADFVKFEGVDIFGAQEVLYSQLTDIQDRLPDYAHIGVGREGENKGEFSPIFYKKDKYEVLSSETFWLSPTPNEVGSKGWDAALPRIVTWARFKSKETGEEFYFFNTHFDHVGQEARKQSAAMIKEKVAEVAGKLPAFVTGDFNVPPANAPYQELTSGKNKMKDTYDEAAKKYGPSYTFNGFELEPDTNRDRIDYIFFNGKITILTYQVMDGQRGKRFISDHFPIIVEAELK
- the dinB gene encoding DNA polymerase IV — encoded protein: MRKIIHIDMDAFYASVEQRDNPELKGKAVAVGGSSRRGVVAAASYEARKFGVRSAMPSKLAAVKCPDIIFIKPRFEAYKEVSQQIRNIFYDYTDLVEPLSLDEAYLDVTTNKKDMPSATLIAQEIRKRILEETNLTASAGISINKFLAKTASDVNKPNGFFLIAPDEAEKFVETLPIARFFGIGKVTADKMKRMGIQNGADLKKYAEADLVSRFGKAGRYYYRIARGVDDREVTPNRIRKSLGAENTFEDDLTTVAELKEQLNKITQILIGRMEKSGTKGKTLTLKVKFHDFQQITRSKTIAKWIENTEQITALYEELLDTFDKEDVKIRLLGLSVSNLNHEIKEEPIGQQLTLKF
- a CDS encoding TldD/PmbA family protein, which translates into the protein MKRRDFMQLAGLGTGAMMIPTSMWGKEIPVEALMDPGLDVASKKKLADVALNTAKSLGATYADSRIGRYLNQYVFTREDKVQNVVNTESFGMGIRVIAQGTWGFASTNDVSPEGIKKATEQAVAIAKANSKIQKEPVVLAPVSSYGEVSWKTPIEKDFKDVPVSEKVDLLLKANAAAMENGASFVNSALFMVNEQKYFASTEGSYIDQDIHRIWPTFGVTAVDQAKGKFKSRQALSAPMGMGYEYMDGLASEKIAGPGDLQFYRYSYDIVDDAIAAAKQAKEMLTAKSVDPGKYTMVLDPNHLGLTIHESVGHPLELDRVLGYEANYAGTSFATLDKWKSKDFEYGSKLVNIVADKTQPHSLGAVGYDDEGVKTKKWDLIRNGVLVNYEAIRDQVHMLDQKESHGCCYAQSWNDVQFQRMPNVSLEPGKEKCSVNDMIKDVEKGIYIAGRGSYSIDQQRYNFQFGGTVFYEIKDGKIGEMLNDVAYQSNTQEFWNSCTKICDKDDYRMFGSFFDGKGQPPQVSAVSHGCSTSRFDNVNVINTGRNI
- a CDS encoding RagB/SusD family nutrient uptake outer membrane protein yields the protein MKYLRNISILLLTVFAFSCSDDYLDREPLSEVTPDNFFQRASDLELYTNGFYRMFPGIETYNGDQVVDNIITNTLSEEMRSARIVPTTGGGWDWGDLREINFFLENYGKCDDEEAKKHYGGIAHFFRAYFYFQKVKRFGDVPWYDQTLNPEDIEELQKPRDDRQFVVDKILQDLDTAIANIDDNQETYLLTKYTALALKSRVGLYEGTYEKYRNMEGYEDYLNASIDASEELMNNSPYVVYNTGNPNEDYLHLFNSHDAISTEMILSRQYSTELNVTHNVNYYTTTSSYGTPGVPRNLIDTYLNSDGSRFTDVPNHDQMAFADEVADRDPRLAQTIRTPGYTRVGQSQQLAPNLGATMTGYQIIKYVTEPQFDTNEQSITDLPIFRFGEVLLNYAEAKAELGNLTQADLDRSINLLRARVAMPELTMADANGNPDPYLSAQYPNVQGSNQGVILEIRRERRIELFMENFRWDDIVRWHSGETLTQPLRGLYFPGAGEYDLDADGNIDVVLYENEPPANQTEGIQYYQLGSDIILDENGLIDPHPDFNGRAFNENRDYLYPIPRIEIQLNSNLEQNPGWN
- a CDS encoding SusC/RagA family TonB-linked outer membrane protein yields the protein MKKIILTMLMISIGISTYATASPTARGKTEVAAPELINLNLKDVSIAKVLQLIERQTGKKFIYRSDQVIFQKRISINANNQELAQVLDLLKTKGGLEFKMSSNGILVKRNADASVSQLDKIEIKGKIVDKNGAPLPGANVIVESSGTGTVSDFNGEFKLEVPEDAVIIITYIGYQSQTIQVNGRTSFNIVLEEDSSTLNEVVVVGYGETSKESLIDAVAPIDAEQITERPISNAVSGLQGLSPGLNITQSSGAPSSNPTINIRGFTSINGGEPLIIIDGVEGDLNSLNPNDIESISVLKDAGASAIYGARGAFGVVLVTTKKAKEGNVAINFNSTTAISTPTINTDFVTDPYQAVQLVDQSFQLATGNSYTGYNDRDYQALQEVSLDPSRARTITDIRNGREQYVYYGNTNWWDRFFRKTYPSQIYNGSISGGSDKVKGYFSYRHYKSTGILKVQDDVYKKYNLRGKVDIKFNEWLTFSNNMQYNNSNNYEHGGSQYGWDPAFSGNIYVHALPFYMPTNPDGTATWRTELNNYTIGDGAFASLLQGKAIQETINSQYSNIATANIKPFAGMDVTASYAIRRNNYNQTQRSTRIPYSIYTNEINTFGTDQITEYNTTSNYDAFNIYGEYKHFFGDHFLKATLGFNQEKYLTKSIEASKQNSISNDLNSLGLATSNPQATGSASEWAIQGLFYRLAYDYKGKYLVEFNGRYDGSSRFPSDYRWGFFPSVSAGWLINKEAFFDGLSNTVNLFKVRASYGSLGNQNIADYAYIPTMSNSIDNGYALNGNTLGYITAPALNPTEITWEEVKTLDLGTDITLLDNSINITFDWFQRDTDGMLTQGATLPSVLGTSSPQENAADLRTRGFELSLGYNHEFNVASSPLNFSIVGNLSNSVTKITSFNNPNNSLLDYYEGMTIGELWGYHVDGLFQSEAEIEGHADQTRVSNRIVAAGGLQPGDVRYVDLDGNGVIDEGENTLANSGDKRVIGNTAPQYLYSFRLSANWKGFDISAFFQGVGKQDWYPSTDSRIFWGMYARPYVSFIRKDLAENIWSEDNRDALYPRLFGYTALGDSESLGAVNDRYLQSVAYLRLKNLTVGYTLPKRIIDKLPINKFRIYFSGDNLLTFTKLTDYIDPEAASNSVNLNAPSTSSNRGTAQTVPFSEVYSLGVSVQF